The Borreliella mayonii genome has a segment encoding these proteins:
- a CDS encoding pseudouridine synthase family protein has protein sequence MRLDKYIFLEVLANDNGKRLDSILIKILNFSKVRIIKHIRKGDIRLNGLKSHFSCRVFKGDKIYLYKSLAQSLNLTTDEFLKSNIDFECIRKRIIYEDSDLLVLDKQRGILVHGGRNSLDFLVNAYLLSQNLRSLSFKPSAVHRLDRNTSGIIVFAKNINTARKLSAAFSSGSIIKKYFGILLGEVKSTVVYKNHLFRNKRLRKTFVLEDKGVINAITKVNPILSSKRATLAEIVIETGFTHQIRSQCSFNNHPLINDKKYCDKFKKSDYFLHAFLIKFNGAFFKKNEFYSKPSLEFLKQVKDIFDVYEFSEFFK, from the coding sequence TTGCGTTTGGATAAATATATTTTTTTAGAAGTACTTGCTAATGATAATGGCAAGCGACTAGATTCAATTTTAATTAAAATTTTGAATTTTTCTAAAGTTCGGATAATAAAACATATTAGAAAAGGCGATATTAGGCTGAATGGCCTAAAATCACATTTTTCATGTAGAGTTTTTAAGGGTGATAAAATTTATTTATATAAATCTTTAGCTCAAAGCTTAAACTTAACCACAGATGAATTTTTGAAAAGCAATATTGATTTTGAATGTATTCGAAAAAGAATAATTTATGAGGATAGCGATTTGCTTGTTTTGGATAAGCAAAGAGGGATTTTAGTTCATGGAGGTAGAAATTCTCTTGATTTTTTGGTAAATGCTTATCTTTTAAGTCAAAATTTAAGATCTCTAAGCTTTAAGCCTTCGGCAGTTCATAGACTCGATAGGAATACTTCTGGTATTATTGTTTTTGCAAAAAATATAAATACTGCAAGAAAGCTAAGTGCGGCATTTAGTAGTGGATCTATAATTAAAAAATATTTTGGAATACTTTTAGGCGAGGTTAAGTCGACTGTTGTTTATAAAAATCATTTATTTAGAAATAAAAGGCTTAGAAAAACTTTTGTTTTAGAGGATAAAGGGGTTATTAATGCAATTACAAAGGTTAATCCAATATTATCTTCTAAAAGAGCTACTCTTGCTGAGATTGTTATTGAAACGGGCTTTACTCATCAAATAAGGTCTCAGTGTTCTTTTAATAATCATCCTTTAATTAATGACAAGAAATACTGTGATAAATTCAAAAAAAGCGATTACTTTTTACATGCTTTTTTGATAAAATTTAATGGAGCATTCTTTAAAAAGAATGAATTTTACTCTAAGCCTAGTTTAGAATTTTTAAAACAAGTAAAAGATATTTTTGATGTCTATGAATTTTCAGAATTTTTCAAGTGA
- the panF gene encoding sodium/pantothenate symporter — translation MLLNKYFLANRNINFIVMALLFSSSYISASSFISGPSAVYKYGLSFILLATIQIPTTLIAFIIVGQRLNRESKKINAINIIDYIRHRYESDFLALMSGCVLIFFSMFLISAQLIGGAKLIEVFWGIDYVVGLLLFSLLVFIYVFFGGFKAVAYTDLIQGFLMLVSSVILFSKMLDLGGGINNLFKTAMFSLDKSLLLPSNVDLKPQYIISFWILIGIGILGQPQIINNFIAFKDENAIKLSLPISTFIISFLIVLMHLIGFFAVILFPDLNPNDKVVLNVALKVLTPFSCFMFFMGLLSAIMSTVDSNLLLITSVLIKSIFIYKKDLKEDIKVGKVIMISNIFFILIILIFSLFPPNFLFFVNIFAFGALEVSFFPIIVFGLYLNFASKMAAFASMFLGLIFYLCILCFGLNIWFFHPVFPSFFVSIFTFLIVNFFYKKNSKVC, via the coding sequence TTGTTATTAAATAAATATTTTCTTGCAAATCGAAATATTAATTTTATTGTTATGGCTTTGTTATTTTCTTCTAGCTATATTAGTGCTAGTAGTTTTATTTCTGGTCCTTCTGCTGTTTATAAGTATGGGTTATCTTTTATATTATTGGCTACCATACAAATTCCTACAACTTTAATTGCTTTTATTATTGTTGGTCAGAGATTAAATCGTGAATCAAAAAAAATTAATGCAATTAATATTATTGATTACATTAGACATAGATATGAAAGTGATTTTTTGGCGTTAATGAGTGGATGTGTATTGATTTTTTTTTCAATGTTTTTGATTTCTGCTCAATTAATAGGTGGTGCTAAGCTTATAGAAGTTTTTTGGGGTATTGATTACGTAGTCGGTCTTTTGCTTTTTTCCCTATTGGTTTTTATTTATGTATTTTTTGGTGGCTTTAAAGCAGTAGCTTATACGGATTTGATTCAAGGATTTTTAATGCTAGTTTCATCTGTTATTTTGTTTTCTAAGATGTTAGATTTGGGAGGGGGTATTAATAATTTATTCAAAACAGCAATGTTTAGTTTAGATAAAAGCCTTTTGCTTCCTTCAAATGTTGACTTAAAACCACAATATATAATTTCTTTTTGGATATTAATAGGAATAGGAATATTAGGGCAACCTCAGATTATTAATAATTTTATAGCATTTAAAGATGAGAATGCTATAAAATTATCTCTTCCCATTTCTACTTTTATTATCAGTTTTTTAATTGTTTTGATGCATTTAATAGGGTTTTTTGCTGTTATTCTTTTTCCAGATTTAAATCCAAATGATAAAGTTGTTTTAAATGTAGCTTTAAAAGTTTTAACTCCTTTTTCTTGTTTTATGTTTTTTATGGGTCTTTTATCTGCAATAATGTCTACAGTAGATTCAAATTTACTCTTAATAACTTCTGTTTTAATAAAGTCAATATTTATTTATAAAAAAGATTTAAAAGAAGATATAAAGGTTGGCAAGGTAATAATGATTTCTAATATTTTTTTTATTTTAATAATACTTATATTTTCCCTCTTTCCTCCCAATTTTTTATTCTTTGTTAATATTTTTGCTTTTGGGGCTTTGGAAGTTTCATTTTTCCCTATTATTGTTTTTGGACTTTATTTAAATTTTGCAAGCAAAATGGCTGCTTTTGCTTCTATGTTTTTAGGTTTAATATTTTATTTGTGTATTTTATGCTTTGGTTTAAATATTTGGTTTTTTCACCCTGTTTTTCCATCATTTTTTGTTTCTATATTTACATTTTTAATAGTTAATTTTTTTTACAAAAAAAATAGTAAGGTTTGTTAG